In one window of Cellulophaga sp. HaHa_2_95 DNA:
- a CDS encoding TonB-dependent receptor, which yields MKTKKSLKFMLFLLFVACSSIVVNAQNGNVEGTISDENGLIVPGATVLIPSLKKGVVSDFDGHFSFVQIPAGTHLLTISYLGYGDMDQVVTVLENKTTSVQFSIAPKSLELEGVEVVSYGLSSQAKALNTQKNNMNITNVVSTDQIGKFPDSNIGDAVKRIPGITMQVDQGEARNIIIRGLSPQLNSVTLNGSRVPSAEGDNRNVQMDLIPADMIQTIEVSKAVTPDMDADALGGSVNLITKTSPQGFRLSATAGSGVNFITDKPIYNGSFLLGDRSDNGKFGWMVSASYNNNDFGSDNVEAEWTDEFEYNTGVDDADGEPILEEVAVDPYTNVFEQREYLVQRVRRSFSANMDYKIDGNNTLFLKSIYNWRDDRENRFRLQSEILDAEDIALGDFTITDGIPTMFPAEVARETKGGIDNKRNKNRRLEDQRMQNYSLGGKHLWGDLKVDWMTSFAKASEERLNERYFVFASEYVVSNDNTDTRFPIMTATNASDASLENFEYDEITEENQFTKEEDFNVFVNFELPTDFFGQGDGTLKFGARARMKTKLRENDFFEYHLEDDYPTLASTVTRNISHADFLAGSKYQIGSFVDEEWLGSLNLVNGEAIPDEFLRENYTVDENVFAGYVMANQKLSENLGMLFGVRLEHTEVTAIGNRIADEENLEGEITAESSYTNVMPGVHFKYTVSDATVLRLAWTNTLARPNYADLVPSVDVVSGDEEIVLGNPNLEATTAMNFDLMAEHYFESLGLLSGGLFYKNIDNFIYTFVGETTDDTYGAGTAGYDIFQPLNGEGASIFGAEFAFQRQLDFLPGFARNFSVYLNYTFITSAANGIMNEDGDERDDVDLPNTTPNTFNASLAYNDKRFSARLSGNFTDAYIDELGGNDFEDRYYDTQFFLDFNTSYKVSAGLSIYADINNITNQPLRYFQGVKERTQQMEYYGQRFTIGLKYDLFKK from the coding sequence ATGAAAACAAAAAAATCTTTAAAATTTATGCTATTCCTGCTTTTTGTTGCTTGTAGCAGTATAGTGGTCAATGCTCAAAATGGCAATGTGGAAGGTACAATCTCTGATGAAAACGGATTAATTGTGCCCGGGGCTACCGTACTTATTCCGTCCTTAAAAAAGGGAGTGGTGTCCGACTTTGATGGTCACTTTTCTTTTGTTCAAATTCCGGCGGGTACCCATTTGCTCACTATTTCATATTTAGGGTATGGAGATATGGATCAAGTGGTAACTGTTTTAGAAAATAAGACCACATCTGTTCAGTTTTCTATTGCACCCAAAAGTTTGGAGTTAGAAGGAGTAGAAGTGGTAAGTTACGGTTTGAGCAGTCAAGCTAAAGCCTTAAATACTCAAAAAAATAATATGAATATTACCAATGTGGTCTCAACAGATCAGATAGGTAAGTTTCCAGATTCGAACATTGGTGATGCTGTAAAACGTATTCCAGGTATCACCATGCAGGTAGATCAGGGAGAGGCACGCAACATTATTATTCGTGGATTATCTCCGCAATTAAATTCGGTAACCTTAAATGGTAGCCGTGTGCCTTCTGCTGAAGGAGATAATAGAAATGTGCAGATGGATTTAATTCCAGCAGATATGATTCAGACCATTGAGGTAAGTAAGGCGGTTACTCCAGATATGGATGCTGATGCATTGGGAGGTTCTGTAAATTTGATTACTAAAACGTCACCACAAGGATTTAGGCTTTCGGCAACAGCGGGTTCAGGGGTAAATTTTATTACAGATAAGCCCATCTATAATGGTTCCTTTCTTCTAGGAGATAGGAGTGATAATGGTAAATTTGGTTGGATGGTTTCTGCATCTTATAATAATAATGATTTTGGGTCTGATAATGTTGAGGCAGAGTGGACCGATGAATTTGAGTATAATACAGGGGTAGATGATGCTGATGGGGAGCCTATTTTGGAAGAAGTAGCGGTAGATCCTTATACGAATGTTTTTGAACAGCGAGAATATTTGGTGCAACGGGTAAGACGTAGCTTTTCTGCAAATATGGATTACAAAATAGATGGGAATAATACACTCTTTTTAAAGAGCATATATAACTGGAGAGATGATAGAGAGAATCGATTTAGGCTTCAAAGTGAAATTTTAGATGCGGAAGATATAGCGCTAGGAGATTTTACAATAACGGACGGAATTCCAACTATGTTTCCTGCTGAAGTGGCTCGTGAGACGAAAGGGGGTATTGATAATAAAAGAAACAAAAACAGACGTTTAGAAGATCAGCGTATGCAAAACTATAGCCTTGGAGGTAAGCATCTGTGGGGTGATCTAAAAGTGGATTGGATGACCTCTTTTGCTAAGGCTTCTGAGGAACGATTAAATGAGCGTTATTTTGTATTTGCTTCTGAGTATGTCGTTTCAAATGATAATACGGACACACGTTTCCCTATAATGACGGCTACCAATGCTTCTGATGCATCTTTAGAGAATTTTGAATATGATGAAATAACCGAAGAGAATCAGTTTACCAAAGAGGAAGATTTTAATGTGTTTGTAAATTTTGAATTGCCAACAGATTTCTTTGGGCAGGGTGATGGTACACTGAAGTTTGGTGCTAGAGCCCGAATGAAAACAAAGTTACGTGAAAATGATTTTTTTGAGTATCATTTGGAAGACGACTATCCAACACTAGCTTCAACGGTTACTAGAAATATCTCTCATGCTGATTTTTTAGCGGGGAGCAAATATCAGATAGGCTCTTTTGTAGATGAGGAGTGGTTAGGTTCTTTAAATCTTGTGAATGGCGAGGCTATTCCGGATGAGTTTTTGAGAGAAAATTATACGGTAGACGAGAATGTTTTTGCAGGATATGTCATGGCAAATCAAAAACTATCTGAAAATTTAGGAATGCTTTTTGGGGTGCGTTTGGAGCATACAGAAGTAACCGCTATAGGAAACCGAATTGCAGATGAAGAAAATTTAGAAGGTGAGATAACGGCAGAAAGCTCCTATACTAACGTAATGCCTGGAGTGCATTTTAAATATACGGTTTCTGATGCTACCGTGCTGCGTTTGGCATGGACAAATACCTTGGCAAGACCAAATTATGCAGATCTGGTCCCTTCTGTAGATGTAGTTTCTGGAGATGAAGAAATTGTATTAGGGAATCCAAACTTGGAAGCAACAACCGCAATGAATTTTGATTTGATGGCAGAACATTATTTTGAAAGTTTAGGCTTGCTTTCTGGGGGTCTGTTTTACAAAAATATTGATAACTTCATCTATACTTTTGTAGGGGAAACTACAGATGATACGTATGGGGCAGGTACTGCAGGATATGATATTTTTCAGCCGTTAAATGGCGAGGGTGCTAGCATATTTGGCGCCGAATTTGCTTTTCAGCGCCAATTAGATTTCTTACCTGGTTTTGCTAGAAATTTTAGTGTGTATCTTAATTATACCTTTATCACGTCTGCGGCAAATGGTATCATGAATGAGGACGGTGATGAAAGAGACGATGTAGACTTGCCTAATACGACCCCTAATACTTTTAATGCTTCCTTGGCGTATAATGATAAAAGGTTCTCCGCCAGATTATCAGGAAATTTTACAGACGCTTATATTGATGAGCTAGGAGGAAATGATTTTGAGGATCGTTATTATGATACTCAGTTTTTCTTAGATTTTAATACTAGTTATAAGGTGAGTGCTGGCCTTAGCATATATGCCGATATTAACAATATTACGAATCAACCCCTACGCTATTTCCAAGGCGTAAAAGAACGGACGCAGCAGATGGAGTACTACGGACAGCGTTTTACTATTGGATTAAAATATGACTTGTTTAAAAAGTAA
- a CDS encoding phytase has product MKKIVVYSVWSFLVMSACKSDKLPAVAPDVKTEKTLNDTDDPAIWINPTDASKSIVFGTDKETNGAVYAFDLQGKIIASKTIRDIKRPNNVDLAYGFKLNDSLKTDVLLFTEREKNQIRMFSVPAMNPLDNGGFKVFEDEGNSAFTYPMGISLYSSPKDGALYAIVGRKAGPELGYLYQYKISADTLGVVKSSLVRKFGKFSGKKEIEAIAVDSELGFVYYSDEQHGIRKYYAEPTMGDDELGCFGGALFQEDIEGIALARYKDGTGYIIVSDQQKGQFNIFSRTTNEFIKAVNLSTLETDGCDVVTVPLNATFKNGLFVAMNDEKDFFFYDLAKLGLERQ; this is encoded by the coding sequence ATGAAAAAAATAGTAGTATATAGCGTATGGTCCTTTTTGGTAATGAGCGCATGTAAGTCAGATAAATTACCTGCAGTGGCTCCAGATGTTAAGACCGAAAAAACTTTAAATGATACGGATGACCCTGCTATCTGGATAAACCCCACTGATGCCTCAAAAAGTATTGTTTTTGGTACAGATAAGGAAACGAATGGTGCTGTATATGCATTTGATTTACAAGGTAAAATTATAGCGAGTAAGACCATTAGAGATATAAAACGGCCTAATAATGTAGATCTTGCCTATGGTTTTAAGTTAAACGATTCTTTAAAGACCGATGTTCTTTTGTTTACGGAACGTGAAAAAAATCAAATTAGAATGTTTTCCGTGCCAGCTATGAATCCCTTAGATAATGGCGGATTCAAAGTTTTTGAAGATGAAGGAAACTCAGCGTTTACATATCCCATGGGAATTAGCTTATATTCTTCACCTAAAGATGGCGCTTTGTATGCTATTGTAGGGCGTAAGGCAGGGCCAGAACTAGGATATTTGTATCAGTATAAAATTTCAGCCGATACATTGGGTGTGGTAAAATCTTCTTTAGTTCGGAAATTTGGAAAATTTAGTGGTAAAAAAGAGATTGAGGCTATCGCTGTAGATTCGGAATTAGGTTTTGTTTATTATTCTGATGAACAACACGGTATCCGTAAATATTATGCAGAACCTACCATGGGTGATGACGAGCTTGGCTGTTTTGGAGGAGCTCTTTTTCAAGAAGATATAGAAGGTATTGCTCTTGCGCGTTACAAAGATGGTACGGGCTATATAATAGTATCAGATCAGCAGAAAGGACAGTTCAATATTTTTTCTAGAACTACAAATGAATTTATAAAAGCAGTTAATTTATCAACCTTAGAGACTGATGGTTGTGATGTGGTAACAGTGCCTTTAAATGCAACCTTTAAAAACGGTCTTTTTGTGGCAATGAATGATGAGAAAGATTTCTTTTTCTATGATTTGGCCAAATTGGGATTGGAACGACAATAA
- a CDS encoding SDR family oxidoreductase — translation MNILLTGATGTLGSRVLFSLIEQRFDTIERIYLPVRKRATISPENRIKNVITSEYAPEFIKNNLAEVFNKISVIDADELLNPASFLGSKNHIDYFIHSAGFVNLSTDPNAKQEIFKENLQFTKDIFYAFYKHITKFVYISTAFAAGNIGGLIKNDYSILKGENYRNHYEASKHASEKFLIEAGKEKNIPIQILRPSVLGGNITESPNYFISKYMVFYLFAKFFNNNGSDDAVRITTTATTGLNIIPTDYAAQVIAKVIATDIEQLNIVHSKETNMMKGIAKILEAVEYTNFSFTEDLINASTGFTSKLEAFYYETIGVHLHPYMTSKPHEWDTTLLESILPIPEYNLEDYLSETVTFARGKKFRNQKW, via the coding sequence ATGAACATACTTTTAACGGGAGCAACTGGAACATTAGGTTCTAGAGTATTATTTTCTCTCATAGAACAGCGCTTTGACACTATCGAACGTATTTATCTTCCTGTTCGAAAAAGAGCCACAATATCTCCTGAAAATCGCATTAAAAATGTGATTACAAGCGAATATGCTCCAGAGTTTATTAAGAATAACCTAGCAGAGGTTTTTAATAAGATTAGCGTCATTGATGCCGATGAATTATTAAATCCAGCTTCTTTTTTAGGCTCCAAAAATCATATTGATTATTTTATTCACTCTGCCGGTTTTGTAAACCTATCTACAGACCCCAATGCAAAACAAGAAATTTTCAAAGAAAACTTACAATTCACCAAAGACATCTTTTATGCGTTCTATAAACACATTACTAAATTTGTCTATATAAGTACTGCATTTGCCGCAGGGAATATTGGCGGACTTATTAAAAACGATTACAGCATATTAAAGGGCGAAAATTATCGCAATCACTATGAAGCTTCCAAGCATGCTTCTGAGAAATTCTTAATTGAAGCTGGAAAAGAAAAAAACATTCCGATACAAATACTAAGACCGAGTGTCCTTGGAGGCAACATCACGGAAAGTCCAAATTACTTTATTTCTAAGTATATGGTATTCTATCTCTTTGCAAAGTTTTTTAACAACAACGGCTCAGATGATGCCGTACGTATTACCACCACGGCCACTACGGGATTAAATATTATCCCTACAGATTATGCCGCACAAGTCATCGCTAAAGTAATTGCTACAGATATTGAACAATTAAATATTGTACACTCTAAAGAGACCAATATGATGAAAGGTATCGCCAAAATATTAGAAGCTGTTGAATACACCAACTTCTCATTTACAGAAGACCTCATTAACGCTTCTACAGGTTTCACATCTAAACTGGAAGCTTTTTATTATGAAACCATAGGTGTTCATTTACACCCCTATATGACCTCAAAACCTCATGAGTGGGACACGACACTTCTAGAAAGCATCTTACCCATTCCAGAATATAATCTTGAGGATTATCTATCAGAAACGGTAACTTTTGCAAGAGGTAAGAAATTTAGAAATCAGAAATGGTAA
- the ahcY gene encoding adenosylhomocysteinase produces the protein MSTKTVSYIPNKVKDITLADWGRKEINLAEAEMPGLMSLREEYKDEQPLKGARIAGCLHMTIQTAVLIETLVALGAEVTWSSCNIFSTQDQAAAAIAAAGVPVYAWKGMNEEEFDWCIEQTLFFGEDRKPLNMILDDGGDLTNMVLDRYPELAEGIKGLSEETTTGVHRLYERVKNGTLPMPAINVNDSVTKSKFDNKYGCRESAVDAIRRATDTMLAGKRVVVAGYGDVGKGTAASFKGAGSIVTVTEIDPICALQAAMDGFEVKKLETVVGNADIVITTTGNKDIIRGEHFQAMKDKVIVCNIGHFDNEIDMAWLNKNYGHTKDEIKPQVDKYTIDGSDIVLLAEGRLVNLGCATGHPSFVMSNSFTNQTLAQIELWNHNDKYKNEVYMLPKHLDEKVAALHLARLGVELTELKPEQASYIGVKVEGPFKPEYYRY, from the coding sequence ATGAGCACTAAAACTGTTTCTTATATACCGAACAAGGTAAAAGACATTACTCTAGCAGATTGGGGTAGAAAAGAGATTAATTTGGCAGAGGCTGAAATGCCAGGATTAATGTCATTAAGAGAAGAATACAAAGACGAGCAACCTTTAAAAGGTGCACGTATTGCTGGTTGTTTACACATGACCATTCAAACAGCAGTTCTTATAGAAACTTTAGTTGCCCTTGGCGCTGAAGTAACTTGGAGTTCTTGTAACATTTTCTCAACACAAGATCAGGCTGCTGCTGCTATTGCTGCTGCAGGAGTTCCTGTTTATGCTTGGAAAGGTATGAACGAGGAGGAATTTGACTGGTGTATTGAACAAACATTATTCTTTGGTGAAGATCGTAAGCCACTAAACATGATTTTAGATGATGGTGGTGATTTAACCAACATGGTTTTAGATAGATACCCTGAGCTTGCGGAAGGTATTAAAGGTTTATCTGAAGAAACAACTACAGGAGTTCATAGACTTTACGAAAGGGTTAAAAATGGTACGCTTCCAATGCCTGCTATAAATGTAAATGACTCTGTTACTAAATCTAAATTTGATAACAAATATGGTTGTCGTGAGAGTGCTGTAGATGCTATTAGAAGAGCAACAGATACTATGCTTGCTGGTAAAAGAGTAGTAGTTGCCGGTTACGGTGATGTTGGTAAAGGTACTGCTGCTTCGTTTAAAGGAGCTGGTTCTATTGTTACCGTTACAGAAATTGACCCTATTTGCGCTTTACAAGCGGCAATGGATGGTTTTGAAGTTAAAAAGCTAGAAACTGTTGTTGGTAATGCAGATATCGTCATCACGACTACAGGGAATAAAGATATTATTCGCGGAGAGCATTTTCAAGCAATGAAAGACAAAGTTATCGTTTGTAATATTGGCCATTTTGATAATGAGATTGACATGGCTTGGTTGAACAAAAACTACGGTCATACAAAAGATGAAATTAAACCTCAAGTAGATAAATATACTATTGATGGTTCTGATATTGTTTTATTAGCAGAAGGACGTTTAGTAAACTTAGGTTGCGCAACTGGGCACCCTAGTTTTGTAATGAGTAACTCATTTACTAACCAAACGCTAGCTCAAATAGAACTTTGGAACCACAATGATAAATATAAGAACGAAGTTTACATGCTGCCTAAGCATTTAGATGAAAAAGTAGCTGCTTTACACTTAGCTCGTTTAGGTGTAGAACTTACAGAATTAAAGCCAGAACAAGCATCATATATAGGTGTTAAAGTTGAAGGTCCATTTAAGCCTGAATACTATAGGTACTAG
- a CDS encoding 4'-phosphopantetheinyl transferase superfamily protein, which produces MPLYKTITVTPSITVFIWQVTESEDQLAKGIILTDNCANRLAGMKSEAHRRGFLSIRHLLAEAGYTGHNLYYDANGKPHLNDGNHISITHSHDFTGIIVALTDEVGIDIELQRDKIMKIAHKFTQPEEYRTLANADAIIRKLTIVWGAKEAIYKIYSEKGLSFLQHIDVKEFDLEDEESIAEIMYQGKNSSYSVDFLEFEGYTCVYSVKL; this is translated from the coding sequence ATGCCTCTTTACAAAACAATTACGGTAACACCTAGCATAACAGTTTTTATCTGGCAAGTAACAGAGTCTGAGGACCAACTGGCTAAGGGAATTATACTTACAGATAACTGTGCAAACAGATTAGCAGGTATGAAGTCTGAAGCGCATAGAAGAGGTTTTTTAAGTATTAGACACTTATTGGCAGAGGCTGGTTATACGGGTCATAACTTATATTATGATGCGAATGGCAAACCACATTTAAATGATGGGAACCATATTTCTATAACGCATTCCCATGATTTTACAGGAATAATTGTAGCGCTAACAGATGAGGTAGGGATTGATATTGAGTTGCAGCGCGATAAAATAATGAAAATTGCACATAAATTTACACAACCAGAAGAATACAGGACACTTGCAAATGCTGACGCTATCATCCGAAAATTAACCATTGTTTGGGGGGCCAAAGAGGCGATATATAAAATCTACTCAGAAAAAGGCTTAAGTTTTTTGCAGCATATTGATGTTAAAGAATTTGATTTGGAAGACGAAGAATCTATTGCCGAGATTATGTATCAAGGAAAAAACTCTTCGTATTCGGTAGATTTTTTAGAATTTGAAGGCTACACCTGTGTATACTCTGTTAAACTATAA
- a CDS encoding thiamine-binding protein, translating to MNISVELTLSPLQDTFEPIIIAFIKKLRDSGLTVLENPLSTQVYGEYDVVMSFLQNEIKEAFELMDNGLLFMKIVKSDRSDYEPHF from the coding sequence ATGAATATTTCTGTTGAGCTCACGCTTTCCCCTTTACAAGATACTTTTGAACCTATAATTATCGCGTTTATAAAAAAGCTTAGAGATTCTGGTTTAACAGTATTAGAAAACCCGCTCAGTACGCAAGTGTATGGGGAATATGATGTAGTAATGTCTTTTCTCCAAAACGAAATAAAAGAAGCTTTTGAGCTCATGGATAATGGCCTGTTGTTTATGAAAATTGTAAAATCAGACAGGAGCGATTATGAGCCCCATTTTTAA
- the pnuC gene encoding nicotinamide riboside transporter PnuC → MSPIFNFFFEQYAQYETHHIVLEIVAVIFGLLSVVFSKQNNILVYPAGMFSTAIFVYLLAIWGLLGDMMINVYYFIMSVYGWYVWTRKVDNEHTTPISKTTVKEHKIAAIIFFSTIVFVFVVYQIFDKWTSWTAYVDTVTTAIFFVGMWLMAKRKVENWLYWIIGDIISVPLYFYKGFTFTSLQYLIFTFIAIFGYAAWKKTLNKNLQT, encoded by the coding sequence ATGAGCCCCATTTTTAATTTTTTCTTTGAACAATACGCGCAGTATGAAACACATCATATTGTTTTAGAAATTGTTGCTGTAATTTTCGGGCTTCTATCGGTCGTATTCTCTAAACAGAATAATATACTAGTCTATCCAGCGGGTATGTTTAGTACGGCAATCTTTGTATACCTATTAGCTATTTGGGGGCTTTTGGGAGATATGATGATAAATGTATACTATTTTATCATGAGTGTGTATGGCTGGTACGTATGGACGCGGAAGGTAGATAATGAACATACTACTCCTATATCCAAAACAACAGTTAAAGAACACAAAATAGCTGCTATTATCTTTTTTTCTACCATTGTTTTTGTATTTGTTGTGTACCAAATTTTTGATAAGTGGACTAGCTGGACTGCTTATGTTGATACTGTAACTACAGCCATCTTTTTTGTTGGAATGTGGTTGATGGCAAAACGGAAAGTGGAAAATTGGTTATATTGGATCATCGGAGATATAATCTCAGTTCCCCTATATTTTTACAAAGGCTTTACATTCACAAGCCTTCAGTACCTTATATTTACATTTATTGCAATTTTTGGATATGCTGCATGGAAGAAAACTTTAAACAAGAACCTTCAGACGTAA
- a CDS encoding AAA family ATPase has protein sequence MEENFKQEPSDVIKIVLFGPESTGKTTLSGQLARYYNSVWVPEYAREYLQDKWNEEKKTCEPKDLLPIAAGQMKLENKLAKKANKVLICDTDLLETKVYSEAYYIGHCDPVLDKYALQNTYDLYFLTYIDVPWEEDDLRDKPLEREKMFQYFKDTLDRYNRKYIILKGDKATRLRTAIEHINTLLDQ, from the coding sequence ATGGAAGAAAACTTTAAACAAGAACCTTCAGACGTAATAAAAATCGTTTTATTCGGGCCTGAATCTACAGGGAAAACCACTTTGTCCGGACAACTGGCGCGTTATTATAACTCGGTTTGGGTACCAGAATATGCAAGAGAATATTTGCAGGATAAATGGAACGAAGAAAAAAAAACATGTGAGCCCAAAGATTTACTGCCTATTGCGGCGGGTCAAATGAAATTAGAAAACAAGCTTGCTAAAAAAGCTAATAAAGTTTTGATTTGCGATACTGATTTATTGGAAACCAAAGTATATTCGGAGGCGTATTATATTGGCCATTGCGATCCCGTTTTAGATAAGTATGCACTTCAGAACACCTATGATCTTTATTTTTTAACTTATATTGATGTACCGTGGGAAGAAGATGATTTGAGGGACAAACCCTTAGAGCGAGAGAAAATGTTTCAATATTTTAAAGATACGTTAGATAGGTATAACCGCAAATATATCATATTAAAAGGCGATAAAGCAACTAGATTAAGAACAGCAATAGAACACATAAATACACTATTAGACCAATGA
- a CDS encoding DUF4301 family protein: protein MTAFSNQDKQQLVSKGIAAEKVLKQIETFKEGIPFVKLEKAAVVDGGILKFSAEEEKKFIESFDAEKNKKSLLKFVPASGAASRMFKAFFNFLEKYNPEEEELDAYISRTGDKDIKKFSEELIHLPFYEIIQLRIKGTYTTEGEELFLFVKEMLSEQGLNYGFYPKGLLPFHNYGDYAATPFEEHLKEAALYASAEGEANLHFTISEQHGEMFNNEFDTIKERVSAVTNASFNVSYSFQKAETDTVAVTMDNKIFRELNGSILFRPGGHGALIENLNEQDADIIFIKNIDNVVPSRNIEEVANSKKVLAGLLIELQNKAFKYAQVLEDKSSLNFDTMMEIKSFLEKDLNARFSAIFESYTIDEQIEILIDKINRPIRICGMVKNEGEPGGGPFWIKGAKGNASLQIIESAQIDASNASQMSILKNSTHFNPVDLVCGVKNSKGEKFNLINFVDVKQGFITEKTKDGKELKALELPGLWNGAMAFWNTIFVEVPLVTFNPVKTVNDLFKKSHQVS from the coding sequence ATGACAGCATTTTCAAACCAAGACAAACAACAATTAGTTTCTAAAGGAATAGCAGCCGAAAAGGTTTTGAAACAAATAGAAACGTTCAAAGAAGGTATTCCATTCGTAAAATTAGAGAAAGCAGCAGTTGTAGACGGAGGAATACTAAAATTCTCTGCCGAGGAGGAGAAGAAGTTTATCGAATCTTTTGATGCTGAAAAAAATAAAAAATCCTTATTAAAATTCGTTCCTGCATCTGGTGCGGCATCACGTATGTTTAAAGCCTTTTTTAATTTCTTGGAAAAATACAATCCGGAAGAAGAAGAGTTAGATGCTTATATAAGCAGAACAGGAGATAAAGACATAAAGAAGTTTTCTGAGGAGTTGATTCACTTACCTTTTTACGAAATAATACAATTAAGAATAAAAGGCACATATACTACTGAAGGTGAAGAATTATTCCTTTTCGTGAAAGAAATGCTGAGTGAGCAAGGTTTAAATTATGGCTTTTACCCTAAAGGCCTATTACCATTTCATAATTATGGCGATTATGCTGCGACGCCATTTGAAGAGCATTTGAAAGAGGCTGCGCTATATGCAAGTGCGGAAGGGGAGGCTAATTTACACTTTACCATATCTGAGCAACATGGTGAGATGTTTAATAACGAGTTTGATACCATAAAGGAGCGTGTGTCTGCAGTGACAAACGCTTCATTTAATGTAAGTTACTCTTTCCAAAAAGCGGAAACAGATACTGTTGCTGTTACTATGGATAATAAAATTTTCAGAGAGCTAAACGGTTCTATACTTTTTAGACCAGGAGGTCATGGCGCGCTGATAGAAAATTTAAATGAGCAAGACGCAGATATCATTTTTATAAAAAATATCGATAATGTGGTGCCTTCAAGAAATATTGAAGAAGTAGCCAATAGTAAAAAAGTATTAGCGGGACTTCTAATAGAACTTCAGAATAAAGCATTTAAATATGCTCAGGTGTTGGAAGATAAATCGAGCTTAAATTTTGATACAATGATGGAGATTAAGTCGTTCTTAGAGAAAGATTTAAACGCTAGATTTTCAGCTATTTTTGAAAGTTATACGATTGATGAGCAGATAGAGATTCTCATCGATAAAATAAACAGACCGATTCGTATTTGTGGAATGGTGAAAAATGAAGGAGAGCCTGGAGGAGGGCCTTTCTGGATTAAAGGTGCTAAAGGTAATGCATCGCTTCAGATTATAGAATCTGCACAGATAGATGCTTCAAATGCCAGTCAAATGAGTATTTTAAAAAATTCTACACATTTTAATCCAGTAGACTTAGTATGTGGGGTAAAGAATTCTAAAGGAGAGAAATTCAACTTAATAAATTTTGTAGATGTAAAGCAAGGCTTTATTACGGAAAAAACTAAAGACGGTAAGGAGCTAAAAGCCTTAGAGCTTCCGGGTCTATGGAACGGAGCAATGGCTTTCTGGAATACTATTTTTGTAGAAGT